CGGCGGCGGTGCTCCTGAAACCGAACTCTCGTTAAGACTCCGCCAGTATGCCTCAACCATTGGTGGCCGCAACCAGCTTGCCATCGAATCCTTTGCAAGCGCAATGGAGATCATCCCCCTCGTTCTTGCCGAGAATGCAGGGCTTAATCCGATCGATATGTTAGTCGACCTCCGTGCAGCCCATGAATCGGGCAAGAAGACCTACGGGATTGATATCAGTGCCGGCAAACCTGCTGACATGCTCAAGGCAGGAGTCGTAGAACCCCTGCGGGTAAAGACCCAGGCAATCTCCAGCGCTGCGGAGGCAGCAGTCATGATCCTCCGCATTGACGACGTCATTGCATCGTCCCAGTCCGGTGCCCCGGGCGGTATGGGCGGTATGCCCCCCGGCATGGGTGGAATGCCACCCGGCATGGGCGGCTATTAAAACAATAATTTTCTTTCTTTTTTTAATTGGGTGATATCCCGAATTGTAGTTCGTTTGAATTCTGTTTGAAAAGTACATAAACCGTGAGTTCGGTGATTGAAAAATAAAAATTCATTACTATTATGAGGGTCCCCCGCCTCAGGGCCTCTCCGAGGCACGGCGGGGCAAGGAGGTTTTAACATATTTCAGCAGTCATCGTTCCGCCGCGAAGTGCGCTGATTTTACCCTGCTCGATTACCGCTCAATATTGCGAAAGCCGTCAGAATGGTTAATGAAAAAAACTCAGTACCGGGGGTCAAGGGGACGCTCCCCTTGGGCTGCCTCCCCCTCTGGGGGAGAGAGGGGGTCACTCTCCTTTCTGTTGCTGAGATTTTTTTATAAATTGTGTTTGTGCAGGTCACAAAAAAAGGGGAACGGAATTTACTCCCCGCTCTCCTCTCCCGCAATCCCCCGGATATACTCCAGCGCCGCAACCGCATCGACCCGCTTCTGGTCGCAGGCATGCAGTTTTACCCAGGTTAAGAACCGCTCCTGCGTCTCTAAGGCAAGTGTCGCACCTGCTGCTGATACAATCCTCCCGTATGTCCTTTGCGGGTAGAAGACGGATTGTGCAGCCGCAAGCAGGGCTGCATGTTCCGGTGCCGTAATAATTCCCTGCTGTTCCGCCTCTTTGAGGGTGAACCGTATATTGATGAGTGGCTCAGATAGCGAGAGCCCAGTCTCGGGATCGAAGACAAGGGCGACCTCATCATCGGCGATCAACTCCCCGCTCTTATACATCTGGTAGATCTCCCCGATGCCCACCATGCCGAGCGTATCCATCTCGGCTGCCCGGAGAGCGCCCATGCTCGATGAGCCGACCACCCGGATGCCGCCTTTCACTGCTGCAAGGATCTCGCGGTGGGCAACGGCCGATTCCTGGTGGAAGACGCCATCGATCAGGCCGATGATGGTTGCACCCTCCCGTGCCGCTGTGATAAGATCGCCCCGTTTAGCAGGAGGCCGGTAGTCGGCAGGGAGGATCTTTTCTGCCGATTTTCTATCAAGACTTGGGCCGAGAAATACGATGATCTTTGGCATGCTTCACCCGTTCGCCCCGGCGTTCGGGGTCCATTGCAAAGACTTCCAGGCCCGGCACAATCACCCGCACGACCGGAATCCCGATCTCTTCTCTTGTCAGGTCAACGACGATGACCCGGTCGAGTCCCTTCGTTCCCAGGGCTTCGATGACATTATGGATGTCTTTTAAGAAATCATCGGTATCCGACGAAGGAATCTTTGCGTAATCCACGGTCCCGTTATCCCGGTACCAGTACCCGTTGATCCGTTTCGCCCGCTCGTAGCCCATCTTCTTGCGGAGATCGGCGAGAGTGGTGTCTTCCCGTGCCCCGTGGATCTGGGTGAGCCGGCTCTGGGCCACTTCGGTAAGCGCCCGCATAACGGCGATCCGTGCGCTGGTATGCGTCCCGATGCCGATGGTGAGGAGACTCGGGTCTTTTAAGAGCACGTCATCTGCTACTGCGGCGATCGTCGGGATACCGATGTCACTGGTAATGTCCCGAATCGTGACCTCGACCTGGGCATCGGCAAACTTCTTCTGCATGTCCATGATCACCGGGTCATCGATACCCACAACCGCGGGGCCGGTGTTCCGGGTGGTCTCAACCAGCGACCACGCGTCCCGTTCGATGACCTCGGACAGGGCATGGAAGATCGCCTCTTCCATCGTGTTTCCCGAGGCTAGGCCGTTTGAGTTCGTGCGGAAAGGCCCGCGGTGCCGGGGTGGGACCGGGTGGAAGACCGCAAAGGCCGGGACCCAGACCGTCTGGTTATTGACGATATCGTATCCCTGGCACCAGGACATGAACCGGTCTGTTGTGGCACCTTCCGGCATGATCAGGTCATTGGGATTGATGACGGGCTCGATTCCTTCAAGTTCCTGGAACAGTGCTACCCGGATATCCCGGTCATGCACCTCGGCCGAATACCGCTCGATCCCCTCCATGATCGCCGATATCCGCGACTCTTCAATGGTTGCGCCTTTCCCGTTGTACACGGTGATCGCACCGTCTTCTGCCGTCGGGCGGATGCAGGAGAAGACCGGTATCCCGATCCGGTCAAGGCTCGTGATATCCGCAACCCGGGTGATGCCGGCAGTGGGAACTTTGGGTTCGATGCGGGCAAGTGTCTCATCTAACGGACTCGCCCGCTGTGTCTCGATGTTGTAGGTCTTTTTGCAGGAGTGGAGCTGCATGGAAAAGTCTCTTAAGTAGTAGGTGGGTACTTTTCGGGTTTATACATGCCCATACGTGGTTAGAGGAAAAATAAATGGGCAAATCCGGGCGTGACTTTACCCGTCTGTGGGAAGCGATGCAGCAAACTCCCGCACCTTTGCTGATGCCCCGTCTTGGAGCGGTACGCCGTGACCGGGGAGCAGGAGATCGAAATCGAGAGCAGCAATCTTCCGGATCGACTGGCGCGAACCGTTAAGGTCCAGGGTAAACGGAGCCGGGCCTTCGGCAAGGGCAGTCCCGTTGTACCTTAGAATATCCCCGGCAAAGAGCGTTTTTGTCCGCTCATCGTACAGCCCGATGCTCCCGGGAGTATGTCCGGGAATATGGATGCACTGGAGCCCGTCAACCCGGTCCCCGTCGTTTAACCGTATATCTATGGAAAAGAGGCCGGGATGCATGATCGCACCAGCGAACCGCAGCAGAAGACCCCGGATTCCCGGATATACCGGTTGGGGAATCTGTCCGGATACATACCCTGCATCTTCTTTTCCTATCGCAACCTTTGCACCCGGTGCAGCATTTTTCAGGGTTGCCACTCCCCCGATATGGTCCATATGGAAATGGGTGATGACAATGGTTTTGATCTCCGATGGCTCCCGGTACAGCGTATTTTGTATATAGGAAATGATTTTCTTCCCGCTGCCGGCCGGCAGGCCGGTATCGATCACCGTGAGGCCATCGCGGACAAGGATATAACAATTGGCGTTGACCCCGTCCACCTGGTGAATACCCGTTACGATCTCCATACGATTCCTGAAACAGGTATAGGTTATTTATCTGGTATGAGTGTTGCCTTTCCCGTAATCCCAACGGATCTATGATACGATTCCTATAACCCGGTCAAGTCCCCGGTTCTTGTATATCCCCCTGTGCGGACAAAAACCTGCGAAACATTATTGAGGATCGAACCTGACAGTCAGTATACCTGTACTGCAGGGAGATCCAGCAAGAAGGGATTTTGAGTGATGGATACCGGTAAAGCCAGTTCACGGGGAACCGTGAAATACGCAGGGGAGCGCGATATCAGCTCCTTTGCACAGGTTGGTGTTACATGAAACGGAGCTGCGTGATCGGTACATGAATCATCCGGCTTCCTCGTCATTACTGTTGACAGAAACGTGGTGGAAGGGCATTATCCTTGCGCTTTC
The sequence above is drawn from the Methanomicrobiales archaeon HGW-Methanomicrobiales-1 genome and encodes:
- a CDS encoding TfuA-related McrA-glycine thioamidation protein, translating into MPKIIVFLGPSLDRKSAEKILPADYRPPAKRGDLITAAREGATIIGLIDGVFHQESAVAHREILAAVKGGIRVVGSSSMGALRAAEMDTLGMVGIGEIYQMYKSGELIADDEVALVFDPETGLSLSEPLINIRFTLKEAEQQGIITAPEHAALLAAAQSVFYPQRTYGRIVSAAGATLALETQERFLTWVKLHACDQKRVDAVAALEYIRGIAGEESGE
- a CDS encoding YcaO-related McrA-glycine thioamidation protein, giving the protein MQLHSCKKTYNIETQRASPLDETLARIEPKVPTAGITRVADITSLDRIGIPVFSCIRPTAEDGAITVYNGKGATIEESRISAIMEGIERYSAEVHDRDIRVALFQELEGIEPVINPNDLIMPEGATTDRFMSWCQGYDIVNNQTVWVPAFAVFHPVPPRHRGPFRTNSNGLASGNTMEEAIFHALSEVIERDAWSLVETTRNTGPAVVGIDDPVIMDMQKKFADAQVEVTIRDITSDIGIPTIAAVADDVLLKDPSLLTIGIGTHTSARIAVMRALTEVAQSRLTQIHGAREDTTLADLRKKMGYERAKRINGYWYRDNGTVDYAKIPSSDTDDFLKDIHNVIEALGTKGLDRVIVVDLTREEIGIPVVRVIVPGLEVFAMDPERRGERVKHAKDHRISRPKS
- a CDS encoding MBL fold metallo-hydrolase, translating into MEIVTGIHQVDGVNANCYILVRDGLTVIDTGLPAGSGKKIISYIQNTLYREPSEIKTIVITHFHMDHIGGVATLKNAAPGAKVAIGKEDAGYVSGQIPQPVYPGIRGLLLRFAGAIMHPGLFSIDIRLNDGDRVDGLQCIHIPGHTPGSIGLYDERTKTLFAGDILRYNGTALAEGPAPFTLDLNGSRQSIRKIAALDFDLLLPGHGVPLQDGASAKVREFAASLPTDG